One Dysidea avara chromosome 8, odDysAvar1.4, whole genome shotgun sequence genomic window, AGCTGATCCAGTGCATTTCTCCCACAGCTACGGGTACCTGTATAGCTACATGGGTAAGTAGAATTATCCATTGCATGGTAACAACATTATAGGAGCTTAGTTGTAGGAGACCTGTCATTACTGCATCACCTGGAAATTACACTACTTTTGGTGGGAATGATCGGTGTGTATCAATTAGTGCTGTGCTTCGCTGTGGTCATTGCTTCAATGGTGTGATGCCATAGTgatatttctttcttttgtggaTTATGATTAACAATGAAATGCATTGTTAGGTGTATGCATTCCTGCACTCTCCGGCATCTACATTTTATCTTGTATTCATGTActcatttaaaaaataaatgtaAATTAAAGCTATAAGCTTTATATAAAAGTTTTCACAGTATcgataaataaaataataaaaaggtAAGTATCAAAATACTGTACTATGATATGAGGTGGGCTTCAGACATAATAGAGTAGGTCACACTACTGCCAAGGATGTAACAACCAAATGCAATATATGTTGTGGCCACAATGTATAGTAACAGTCTCAGTAGTTGTGATGTGATCTGTACCAAGTTGTTCAGTAGGAGATTTAGTAGACACAATCCTGAAATAAAAGTGCAAATACACAATACATTAAATTAAAAATAAACTACCGGGAAATGTCATCATGAACGTGGATGTTACACCACCAATGGGTCCAATCACTATTAGAACATCAGGGATGAATGAAGCAAGGATAACAGAAAGTGAAAACCATCCAACTGTTTCTAGTCGAGCTCTAGCTGTGTCATGAGATTTGAATTCCATCCATTTGTGACCTCCTAATTCTAATAGAAATGTATCCAGAGCTGACCTAGTGATTAATAGCAATGTAAAAGAGCTCAGGTATCATATACGTATACTATATATGGGGCAAAAAATaaggccaagaaagctggtaaaAGTCAAGGGTGGCTctaggaattttggtgacaggtttccaaaCATTTGTAGCATACTCCactgggaaatttttgaaaattaatttattgcaagattgaatctggcaACAAAtccaaatgtgactgttctattagggtagttgactgctctattagagtatttcacacCTGAACTTTTGATACTTTTGCAAATTGATGCAAAATCAATTTTAATTGCCTTAATATACTGAaacagtttctggaaacctcagaaaccccccctggatctgcccctgaaagTGTGTAATAGAAATGAAAAATGTGAGCTTCATGTATCTGTAACATTGATTTTCAGGTTGTTTGTTTGCAACTGTGTGCAATGAATAGCCAATGACATTTGAGCAGTGAATATGAAGAAAGTAAATTTCTATTCACTGCACATGCACTACATAGTCTAGGACAACCAATCTGAAACCTTGTAACTGGCAAGAAGCCAATGTGTTTCAGTTTAGCAGAGAAGGTCCAGATCTCAGCTGTTGTAGCTCCTTTAAGTTGTTGCTGGAAGATCAAATCATTACAGGGTCTAGGATTCAATAGAGTTTAATGTCATGATTGCATATCTACAGGCTTTGGCTTTCTCATACATTGGTCCATAGTGGGAAAAGTATTTACAATAAAAGACTCTTAATTGCTACGATATGGACCACTATTGTTATACTAAAGACAGGACACCTCCAAGATTAAGTTGAAGTCACACAGCCATTCTTAAGATCAAAGTTTGTCTAATTTCTCTACTTGCACAGTCAGACATGTTCCAATACAACCTTCAGCATAAATATTTACAAAGCTATAATAAATATAGCTAACCTTAAAAACCAGCCTGTGGCTACATAGCtgtaatgcatacatacatataatcaTGGTAAAAATCTGATCCAAAACAACTGAACTGAAAACAATAGTATgctaatcaaacagtacatCGATATCAAAAATGCATGGTGGTCAAGAAATGAGTGCAATAGTAAATGACATTAATACCACTACAGTCATTTTTAGCCACCACCTATTTGTGATAGCCACATTCATCCACAGCTTGGTTGGTTTagattagatatatattatcCTAACACACTTACCTGCCTATAAAACAAATAATGGGATACAATGTGATCAGTGACACCACTATCATTATTCTGGCTATACTGATGGGAATATCTCTAGGACAATAGTTACGTAGGACATCTCCACTGATACAAGTTCTACTATTAAATGTGAGATAACCAAATAGTCCAGTAACACTGTACACTATCAAACATGATGACATCACTGTAATAGCAACTACACTGTATCTCTTAACAGAACGTCTCTTTAGTCCAAAGTATACTGGAACAGCAGTAGCATGACACTGAAAGATATACAGCTATAACTATAACACTATAATTGAATGTGTGCATATTCTGTTTTGTTTTGAATCGAATTGCTTTGGTGTTGCACGGCCTGACCACTTTTATCTTTTACTGATCTGGTGaatgcaacataattatgttctaGCTACACCCAGATTTTGATGATTGCACTGTGCTGCTTTGATTGCTGTTAAGCTGTAAGGATTGACAAAAACATTAAACATGCCATTTTAAAAGCCATCAACAAGCTTTTCTGCAGCCTCAACAATCAAGACATGCTGTGGAATCTCCAAATGCTGGAGTAGCCTAAATGTAAATCTGATACTGTCTTCATCACATCCTGTTTTTCCTGATCcgatgacaaaagaaaaaagtggtctggctgaATGACACTAAAGTTACCTACCATATAAGCAGTACATATAATGGAGAATGAGATAGCACCAACTGTCCAGGATGTGTGACAAACCCTGAATTAAATATGTAAGCAAAACCACTCAATTATGTTACTGAGAAGTTTACCCTTTATTATCACTGTCTTCTTTACAATTCAGATAGTTGTCATCAATAAGAAAATACTTCACAATGACCACAAATGCAATGTACAGTGATGAGGCGAATCCAATCAAACTAAGAATAAAGATTATGTTATGACCACAGAACTTTGTATGGGAGAGATCAAATGAATAAACATAGTTTGAAGCACAGTTGAGGATTGTGGTGTAGCTTGTAGACTTGCTAACTGTACTTTATAAGCTTTATAGCTACAGACAGTTAGACGTCAGCAGCTTGCTGTCGAGGAATGGCACCAACATATACCTGATATTAGTAATCAGCAACTAAGTTAGAAGAAAATTACAAATCAAAAGGTGTCTGGGATACAAGCACCACTAGGAAAGTTTCATAAAGCAGTGCCTTGCTTAtgctatatacgtatatatgaaTAACGCACTCAAGCTTGGTCTTGATTCTAATATACTAATATAGCATTCAGCTTCACTTTGAGTAGCACGTGCTTCATGATTTATTTCCGTCAATGCTTAAGTATATACAAAAGGAACTACTTATATGATgtgtgttcaattagagtagtacAGCTGTACCCTAGGCTCTTCTGCACAAATAGTACTAACCTGGTAAAGCTGAGAGATCCAATATTCTTCAACATCGATAATGGTAATATGAACACAATGGATAATAATGGAGTAGAAACTCGACGATCAAAATACCACTCCTCTGATAAACGTTTTCCATTATGTAATGTGAATGCACTGGACACTGAAAAACAACACAATAAAGACATACAAGTTGATAAAAGGCACCACAATTTATGTGAAATTATGTGTGTCACCTCCTAATGCCACTTAGAGTGAAACCTTATTaagtattttattttaaaaatcctaCCCAGTATACTATTTGGTATTCAAATGAGTCTTAATAATCTCAGTAGAAAACCAGCAAACCATGGGGTTCTCTTGGGCTCAGTGGATATTTGATAGTGTTTCACATAAGCTTTGTTTTGATAGGGCTCCTTGATAAACATGTAAAACAATATTTTGCCAAAGAAatcttacaaaacaaagtacatatcCTGTAAGTGTGTGCCATCTAAATATCTACTGAGTCACAGTGAAACACATCATTCACTGGTTTTGTACTGTGATTACGGAGACCCACGTGAAATCTAATACGAAAGTGGCTCACAACACATGTCCCTCCACTGGAATAATTATTACTATCACATGTACCATATCACACTGCTGTATTTCTTCAGTACTAAACTAAACTTTTTGGGAGGATTGGGGTTGGGAGTGGGGAGGAGAAGTCTTTTATTCTGTGGTCCACGATGGGTAAACCATTCAACACTTTCGCACAGTTGCTATATACCAATATATACCATACAAATTTTAACATACTGTCAATTAACTGATCACCAATCAGTACTAGTACAGCAGTATTGGCTCCAAatggtattattattagtagaaacTGGCAAAGTTTTCCAATAAGTGGACCACAAAGGTGAGAAACAACATCTTGGTATGTCCTGGATTCAGTCACTTCAGCACCATGTGCCATTATCAATAAACTTGGAGCCACAAAGACTAGGAGTACCTGCATGATAGATAAGACAAAGGATTAATGATCATATGCAATCATGTACACAGAGACATGTGCAcccttgcacacacacactgcacacgcaTGCAGACACACATGTGGGTGCACACATACgcgcgcacacgcacacgcagaCACACAtgtgcgtgcacacacacaacacacacacaaaaagcctTCAGTTACCATGCCAGAGCTACCATGCTGGCACAGTCAAGCCTACCAAGTGAACCAGCACTAAAACatctgtgtgctactca contains:
- the LOC136263161 gene encoding solute carrier family 38 member 8-like encodes the protein MGVDHNEAIMDVNSDNDKTKLGKHSLISATFVQTHNAIGTGILLFPYAFWAFGGPVEAVAAQLVLLVFVAPSLLIMAHGAEVTESRTYQDVVSHLCGPLIGKLCQFLLIIIPFGANTAVLVLIGDQLIDMSSAFTLHNGKRLSEEWYFDRRVSTPLLSIVFILPLSMLKNIGSLSFTSLIGFASSLYIAFVVIVKYFLIDDNYLNCKEDSDNKGVCHTSWTVGAISFSIICTAYMCHATAVPVYFGLKRRSVKRYSVVAITVMSSCLIVYSVTGLFGYLTFNSRTCISGDVLRNYCPRDIPISIARIMIVVSLITLYPIICFIGRSALDTFLLELGGHKWMEFKSHDTARARLETVGWFSLSVILASFIPDVLIVIGPIGGVTSTFMMTFPGLCLLNLLLNNLVQITSQLLRLLLYIVATTYIAFGCYILGSSVTYSIMSEAHLIS